A genomic window from Carassius gibelio isolate Cgi1373 ecotype wild population from Czech Republic chromosome A11, carGib1.2-hapl.c, whole genome shotgun sequence includes:
- the LOC128022283 gene encoding phosphopantothenate--cysteine ligase, with the protein MAHAEPLASKAVDGGLSEEFSVPSHAEEVKKLMADFAEHHGSAGRRVVLITSGGTKVPLESRTVRFLDNFSSGRRGASSAEYFLDSGYAVIFLHRHRSLYPYTRLYTGVNLLDSLRSESVEEDAGQILVDQNALPNIAKVLKRYQEVKAAGLLLPVEFNTLSEYLHLLKAAAQALSSIGSKAMFYLAAAVSDFYIPAYEMPEHKIQSSNGPLQISMKMVPKMLSPLVKDWAPKAFVISFKLETDPSILLERARRALETYNHQAVVANVLDTRRGYVVVVTKDAQQELVLTDEEVQKEVEIEERIVSNLTAAHSKFMSRV; encoded by the exons ATGGCCCACGCTGAGCCTTTGGCCTCAAAGGCAGTGGATGGAGGACTGTCTGAGGAGTTTTCGGTCCCCTCTCATGCAGAGGAGGTCAAGAAACTCATGGCAGATTTTGCTGAACATCACGGATCGGCCGGGCGCAGAGTAGTCCTCATCACCTCTGGAGGAACTAAAGTACCCCTGGAATCCCGGACAGTACGGTTCCTGGACAACTTCAGCAGTGGTCGGCGAGGGGCCTCTTCTGCAGAGTATTTTCTGGACTCAGGCTATGCAGTGATCTTTCTGCACAGGCATCGTTCTCTCTACCCATACACTCGTCTGTACACAGGGGTCAATTTACTGGATAGCTTACGATCAGAGAGTGTAGAGGAAGATGCTGGTCAGATCCTAGTGGATCAGAACGCGCTTCCAAACATTGCAAAGGTTTTAAAGCGCTATCAGGAGGTGAAAGCAGCAGGATTACTGCTGCCGGTGGAATTCAACACCTTGTCGGAGTACCTCCATCTACTCAAGGCTGCAGCTCAAGCATTAAGCTCCATAG GGTCCAAGGCTATGTTTTATTTGGCTGCTGCTGTTTCTGATTTCTACATCCCAGCATATGAAATGCCAGAACACAAAATCCAGTCCTCTAACGGGCCGCTTCAG ATAAGTATGAAGATGGTTCCCAAGATGCTGTCCCCACTGGTGAAGGACTGGGCACCTAAGGCATTCGTCATCTCTTTCAAGCTGGAAACGGACCCCTCCATCCTTCTGGAGCGAGCACGGCGTGCCTTAGAAACATACAACCACCAGGCAGTGGTTGCCAATGTTCTCGACACACGCCGTGGTTATGTGGTTGTTGTCACCAAAGACGCGCAACAAGAGCTAGTCCTCACAGATGAGGAAGTGCAAAAAGAGGTAGAGATTGAGGAGAGGATTGTCAGTAATCTGACTGCAGCACACAGTAAATTTATGTCTCGGGTATGA